The proteins below are encoded in one region of Streptomyces roseirectus:
- the trpS gene encoding tryptophan--tRNA ligase — MTRVFSGIKPTGHLTLGNYLGAMRRWAEVDQHRSDALFCVVDLHALTVDHDPARVRRLSRQAATLLLAAGLDPRLCTLFVQSHVDEHARLSYVLECVASDGEMRRMIQYKEKARREQARGGSVRLSLLTYPVLMAADILAYGTDDVPVGDDQTQHVELARDLAVRFNQRYGHTFVVPRATHPAVGARVMNLQDPLSKMGKSDDSGPGIVYLLDEPDVIRKKVMRAVTDSGREVVYDRAAAPGLANLLEILAACTGGNPEDLSGVHNSYGALKADTAEAVIEILRPVQARHRELCADPGQVEGVLREGAERARAMARPTVDAAYRAIGLLEPVPGAEVNAAR; from the coding sequence ATGACGAGGGTCTTCAGCGGGATCAAGCCGACCGGGCATCTGACGCTGGGGAACTACCTGGGGGCCATGCGGCGGTGGGCCGAGGTAGACCAGCACCGGTCCGACGCGTTGTTCTGCGTCGTCGACCTGCACGCCCTGACCGTGGACCACGACCCCGCGCGCGTGCGCCGGCTCAGTCGGCAGGCGGCGACCCTGCTGTTGGCTGCGGGGCTGGACCCGCGGCTGTGCACCCTGTTCGTGCAGAGCCACGTCGATGAGCACGCACGGCTGTCGTACGTCCTGGAGTGCGTCGCGAGCGACGGCGAGATGCGGCGGATGATCCAGTACAAGGAGAAGGCGCGGCGGGAACAGGCACGCGGCGGAAGCGTCCGGCTGTCGTTGCTGACGTATCCGGTGCTGATGGCGGCGGACATCCTGGCGTACGGGACGGACGACGTGCCGGTGGGCGACGACCAGACGCAGCACGTCGAGCTGGCGCGGGATCTGGCGGTGCGGTTCAACCAGCGTTACGGCCACACGTTCGTGGTGCCGAGGGCGACGCACCCGGCGGTGGGCGCGCGGGTGATGAACCTCCAGGACCCACTGTCGAAGATGGGGAAGTCGGACGACTCCGGGCCGGGCATCGTCTATCTCCTCGACGAGCCCGACGTCATCCGCAAGAAGGTGATGAGAGCTGTCACCGACAGCGGGCGGGAGGTCGTGTACGACCGTGCCGCGGCGCCCGGCCTGGCGAATCTGCTGGAGATCCTGGCCGCGTGCACGGGCGGGAACCCTGAGGATCTGTCAGGCGTTCACAATTCGTACGGCGCTCTCAAAGCGGACACCGCCGAGGCTGTGATCGAGATTTTGAGGCCCGTGCAGGCCAGGCACAGGGAGCTGTGCGCGGATCCGGGTCAGGTGGAGGGAGTGTTGCGGGAGGGTGCCGAGCGGGCGCGGGCGATGGCGCGGCCGACGGTGGACGCCGCTTACCGGGCGATCGGGCTGCTGGAGCCGGTGCCGGGGGCGGAGGTGAACGCGGCCCGGTAG
- a CDS encoding HAD family hydrolase yields the protein MRYDLVIFDNDGVLVDSEPISNRLLAEYLTEVGHPTSYEDSIRDYMGSAMHRIHDLVLERTGERLPEGFDDTFHARVFAAFERELKPVAGIVGVLERLVAEGVPYCVASSGSHERIRVGHRVAGLDRFFGEGRVFSAQDVGRGKPAPDLFLFAAERMGVAPERCVVVEDSPLGVRAGVAAGMDVLGFTAMTPAERLVGASRVYSEAGELAELLLG from the coding sequence ATGCGCTACGACCTCGTGATCTTCGACAATGACGGTGTCCTCGTCGACAGTGAACCCATTTCGAATCGGCTGCTCGCCGAATATCTCACCGAGGTCGGGCACCCGACGTCGTACGAGGACTCGATCCGGGACTACATGGGGTCGGCGATGCACCGGATTCATGACCTGGTGCTGGAGCGGACCGGGGAGCGGTTGCCGGAGGGGTTCGACGACACCTTTCACGCCCGGGTGTTCGCCGCGTTCGAGCGGGAGCTGAAGCCGGTGGCGGGGATCGTGGGGGTGCTGGAGAGGCTGGTGGCGGAGGGGGTGCCGTACTGCGTGGCGTCGTCCGGGAGCCATGAGCGGATCCGGGTGGGGCATCGGGTGGCTGGGCTGGACCGGTTCTTCGGGGAGGGGCGGGTCTTCAGCGCGCAGGATGTGGGGCGGGGGAAGCCGGCGCCGGATCTGTTCCTGTTCGCCGCCGAGCGGATGGGGGTCGCGCCGGAGCGGTGTGTGGTCGTCGAGGACTCGCCGCTCGGGGTGCGGGCGGGGGTGGCGGCCGGGATGGACGTCCTCGGGTTCACGGCCATGACGCCCGCCGAGCGGCTGGTGGGGGCCTCGCGGGTGTACTCGGAGGCCGGGGAGCTGGCGGAGCTGCTGCTCGGGTGA